The window AACAGCTTTTCCAACAATTCAATCGAGCCTGGTCGTATAAAATCGAAAAGACGGTCAACGTCCGGATCCAGAAGGCGAAACGGACCTTGACCGACGCGGAATTGCGGGAGCGCTGGTATGAGCTGAAGAAATTCCTGCTTCTCGCCAGCGTGTCCAAAGGGTTGCCGATGTTTTCGAAGAAAGTCGATGACGTCTGGCACTTCTTCCTTGAAGAGCATGTGTTGTATGAAGAGTTCTGTTATCAGTTCATCGGGGAACCAATCGAGCATCACCCGCATGAAAAACCGAAGCATTTGCCACAGGAGCGGGCTTGGTTCGATCTCCTGTACCTTTCGTTCTTTCCGGTTTCGTCGCATTCCCATCTATGGGGCGATTTCTTGCAGGAAAAGGAAGAGCACCAAGGATGGATCGAGCGTATCCTGCGCGATCCGGAAGGTATCAAAACCCAGTTCGGCCGGCAGCATGCGAGCGCGCCGACCGTCGAAGCGCTCGATGCGTTCTTGGATTTTGCCGAGAAGCAATTGGAACTGCCGGATCCGGCCACGCAAAAACGGGTACCCCACGTCGACGGCTATTGGTACGGCCCCGCCATTTTCGGCGTCTCGGCCTACGGAGGGTATGAGTATTATGAAGAACAAAAGAAGAAAAACGATGGCGGGGGCAGCGACGGCAGTGCAGCGGGGGCCGCGGGTCCTGTAGACTGGGAAGACGAGCAACATGAGGACTGGCATGACATCGCCAGCGATGTTAACACTTTTGAAGCCATTCCCGCTAGCGGAGGGTCTTCCGATTCCGGCTGGGGCAGTTCAGATTCAAGCAGCGGATGCAGTTCGTGCAGTTCATGTAGCGGCTGTTCGTCATAATTGATTTTAAGAAGTTGAGGAGAGTACGAAGTGGATAAGAAACAGCAGCAGTTAGTACAGTCATATTATGAACAATTCAACAAAAGATGGTTTGATGAGAAGTATTTTTACGGATTTTTACAATTGGTGCGGGAGGAAGCGGATGATATCCCGACCGTGAAGGCACTCTGCGATTTCATCTTGGACCGCGGGCAATCCGCCGGCCCGGTGAAGGATTATTTGACGGAATGCCAGCAGATCATCGGCAATTTAGGCAATGCAAAACGTCCGAAGCGGATCGATCCGGTGTTTTCATTCAAGGAGATCCGCAACGGCTTCAACACGCTGTTCGCGAAATGGGGATGGGAGAAACTGCCGCATGATGTCATCAACGATTTCATCCTCTGCCTCATTTCCCTTCTGCAAGGCGTGCCTCTGATTTCGGAGGCTTCGCAGAAGAAGGTCGGCCACTTAAGCTTCGCCGCCTCAAGCAAAGAAGTCTTCTTGATGGGCAATATGCGGACGCTTCACAACGGGCGCATGATCCCGGTGACGTTCCCCGTCCTGTCGGTGAAAAACATGTATGAGAAAATTACGCCGCGCGATGCAAAAGATACGCCTTATCTTTTTGACGAAGAGCTGATTGAAATCATCAATATGGAAGGACAAATGGTCATCACGTTCCCGACTATTGGAAACTGAAAGTATAGATAGAACGGCAATCCCGTTGCGGATGGCCGTTTTTTCTATGCCTCGACCGTCTCCCCCAAGGATTCGGTACTCTCTTGGATGGATATAGTAGGAATATCATCCTTTATTCCCAAGGGGGAACCGAATTGAAAAACAGTTGGAAAATCTATACGAATGACCTAAAAAGCGTCTTGTCGAATTGGGTTGTCCTGCTCATCATCGGCGGCTTGACCGTGCTGCCGTCGTTATATGCCTGGCTGAATATTTACGCTTCCTGGGATCCGTACGGCAAAACGGAAAATATGCCGGTGGCCGTTGTGAATGAAGACCGTGGCGCCACGGTTCGCGGGGAGCGGATCGAAGTCGGGCAGCAACTCGTGGACACGCTACAAGATAATCATGATTTCGATTGGCATTTCACGGGCCGCCGGGAAGCTATGGACCAAGTCACGAATGGCGATTATTTTTCGGTGCTCGTCATCCCGGCAGATTTCTCCGAAAAATTAGCCTCCGTCGTCTCGGATGTCCCGCAAAAAGCAGAAATCGAATATTATGTCAATGAAAAAATCAATTCCATCGCCCCGAAGATCACGCAAAAAGGGGCTTCCGTCATTGTAAATAAAATTAGCGGCCAATTCACTGCAACGGTGAACGGCATCATTTTCGATTTATTCAATCAGTTAGGGATTGAATTGGAAAATGATTTGCCTGATTTGGAAAACTTTGAAGCCTATATATTCGAAATGCAGAAAAAGCTGCCCGAGGTGCATGATTTGCTGATTGGCATGACAGAGGATGCCGCCTCCGCGCAGACGATCATCCATCGGGCTCAGACGTTGATGCCGACCGTGCAAAATATGACTTCGGAAGGGCTCGACACGTTGCAGGACGCTTCCGCCCTACTCTCCAGCGCGCAGAAAAGACTGGCGGACATCTCCCCGGGCGTCCGGGAGGATTTGGAGAAAGCGTCCAAGGTCGCAAAGGATGTGGATTCCTTTTTACAGCGGGTGAACGGCGTATCACTCGACTTCAAGGAATTGGACCGGGTCAAAACGACACTCGACAATCGTTTGTCCGAGTCCATCGGCGTATTGAACGAAATATCGGAAGATGTGCAATGGCTTAAAACCATCAACCAGGAGAACGCGGCGGATGATGCCGTCTCCACAAGATTGGACGATGTATCGGCGAAAGTGAACAACGTCCAATCGTTTTTGCAGGAGTCGCAGACCAATGCCCGTTCGCTGAATTCGCTATTGCAAGGGAAACAGGAAGACCTCCGGAAAACGTTGACTGACCTGCAAAGCATTGCCGCGAACACATCATTGCGGTTGGACAGCTTCATCCAAGAATACAATGAAGTCATTGAACCGACGATCCGCAAAGAGACGGAGCGGGCCCGTTCGGTTCTGCAGCAGGCCCAAACAACGTTGACGACGATCCAGTCTACGCTGCCGAAAGTGAGCGCGACCTTGACGAGCGCATCCGGTCGGATTTCCGAAGGGCAGACGATGATCAAGGATGCATTGGGGAAATACCCCGTCGTCCATACTCGGGTCAATGAACTGGCCAGCCGGCTCCAGCAACTGCAGGACGAAACGGATCTCCAGGAAATTATCGAATTATTGCGCAATGACCCGGAGGCGGAGCGGAATTTCTTTGAAGAACCCGTCACGTTGAATGAACACAAACTGTTCCCAATTCCGAATTACGGCACCGGGATGACACCGTTCTATACCGTACTATCCCTTTGGGTCGGCTGCCTTCTGCTGATTTCCTTATTGTCGACGGAAGTGAAATCAGAGGAGCTGCCGACAGCGAGGCAGTTGTATGTCGGACGCCTCCTCACCTTCTCGACGATCGGCCTCTTGCAGTCGATCATCGTCACCGTCGGCAATTTAGTAGTCGTCGGCGTAAAACCACAAAATCCGGTGTGGTTCGTGCTGTTTGGCCTGCTCATCAGCCTGTTGTTCATCATCATCGTCTACACGCTCGTCTCTTTATTCGGCGATGTCGGAAAAGCGCTCGCCATCGTCCTGCTCGTCCTTCAGATTGCCGGGTCCGGGGGTACCTATCCCGTCCAGCTGTTGCCGGACTTCTTTCAATGGATCAACCCGGGACTTCCCTTCACCTATGCAATAGACTTGATGCGGGAAGCGGTCGGCGGCATCGTTTGGCCCCGGATCACCCGGGACCTCTCCTTCCTCCTGCCAGTCGCGATAGCCATCTTTTTAATCGGGTTCTTCTTCAAAAAGAAGATCAACGAAAAGACACGCCAGTTCTTAAAGAAGTCACGGGAATCGGGTTTGCTGCATTAGAAAAGCCGATCTGGAATAAACCGCCGGTGCCTCCTCAAAATGGATGGAGGAGCCGGCTTTTTTCATGTCCATATCCACTTCACAAATACTAATTAGTAAGGAATAATAACAGGGTACATGAATGGTAAACAGCTAGGAGGTAGCACAACCATGAGAAAACTAGTTTATGTATTCATGGCATTTCTGCTGATGGTCGGATTGATTCCTGCGCAGCAGGCGGAGGCCAAAGGATTTCCGGACGTCACACAATATACGGAGGAAATCAATTATTTAACGGATCAAGGTATCATCACCGGGTTTCCGGATGGCAAGTTTAAACCGAAAGAGAATCTCACCCGGTTGCAAGCGGTGACGATGATTTTGCGGGAGAAAGGGATCACCGACTTCACGGCGCCCGACCCTGGGTTCACGGACCTCAAACCGGGCAACCACGGCTATGACCGGGTCGCCAAGGCGGTCCAGCTCGGGTTCATTTCCGGGAAGACGAACCCGGACGGCAGTAAATATTTTGATACCGGCGCTCCACTCACCCGGGGGCAGATGGCGAAAATCCTCGTCGAAGGGTACCAGCTTCCGAAAACGCGGGATGTCCGATTCACCGACGTGCCTGCCAGCAATGGCTTCAAAGATTATATTAGCGTGCTCGCCACTGAAAATATTACGACCGGCTTCTTGGACGGCACATTCGGGCCCAATCAAAAACTCACCCGCCAACATTTCGCCGTCTTTATGGCCCGGATGTTGGAGGATCGGTTTAAGCCTGCGTCAAATCTGATGGTGCATTATATCGATGTCGGTCAGGGGGATGCGATATTAATCCAGTCGCCGGCTGGGAAGAATATGCTCATCGATGGCGGGAAAGAGTCCGCTGGCGATAAAGTTGTCGCGTTCCTGAAATCCAAAGGCGTCACGGAGCTTGACATCGTAGTGGCAACCCATCCTGATGCGGACCATATCGGCGGTCTGCCCGCTGTGTTGAACAGCTTCCCGGTCAAACAGTTCATCGACAGTGGGAAAGCACATACGACGCAAACTTACTACGAATTACTGCAATTAATTGATGCGAAAAATATCCCGTTCACCGTCGCGAAGACCGGCCAAACGCCGGATTTCGATACGAATCTGACTGCAACCATCCTTCATGCGGACGATCAAGCGGCCGAGAGCAATGATGCGTCCGTCGTCGTTCGCCTCGTTTACGGATCGGTCAGCTTTCTGTTCATGGGTGACGCCAGGGTTTCATTGGAACAGGAAATCATGCAAAATTACAATGTACGGAGCACCTATTTAAAAGCGGGCCATCACGGGTCCGACACGAGCAGTTCCGCGGCATTCCTCAACGTGGTGAAGCCGGCGGGGACAATTTTATCGTATGGAAAAGAGAATTCTTATGGCCATCCGCATGCCGATGTCATTAAACGATTGCAAACAGCGGAATCTAGCATCTACTCCACCGCTGTGTCGGGCGACATTACGGTGACGACGAACGGCAAAACCCATACGGTCTCGGCGAAAGCATGGTCGGGCGAAACAGCTCCGAAGCCGGAACCAGCACCACAGCCAAAACCAGACCCGACACCGGTGCCAACACCAACACCGGATCCTGGCTCGGGAACGTATGTCATTCCGGGAGCACCGACGACTTTTGCGAACTGCACGGCTATGAAAAAATATTATCCGAATGGGGTGAAGAAAGGACATCCGGCATACGCATCCAAGCACGACCGGGACAACGACGGGTGGGCCTGCGAATCATGACAAGACAGGAGATATTCACACTGGATCGGATCGACGATGGCATTTACGTATTCCTGAAACGTTCGGATGAGCGTGAGGAATTGCTCCTCCCCTCTTCTGCCATTCTCGTCGAGCTGAACGAAGGCGACATCGTCCAAATTCGGCAGACGGGAGATCGGTACGAAATCGAACCGTTGCAGAAGGTAACGATGGAAATGAAAAGCAAGGTGGAAGAGCTGCTGGAGAAATTACAAAACAGGAAAATGTAATGGATAATCAGAGCGGTTCCGAAAGGCAGTGAGATTCTGTCGCCGGTTCCGCTCTCGTTTTGACACGAATCTGTAATAGGTAGGCACTTCTAAAGGATCAAATCCATTTCTTCCAAACCGATAAAATTGTGTAAGATAAGATGCTAATGTCTTATTAGTAAAATCAGAAGGAGTTCTACATATGTCAATTGCGAAGAAGATTTACGGAGGGTTCGGTCTTCTCTTGGCCATCTTGCTCATGTTCGGCGGCTACAGTGTCTATCAATCGAATAAGACAAGCGGGGAATATGAGGAAATGTTCGATGTGCGCGTCGTCCAATCCCAATTAGCGGAGGCGATTCAAAAAGAAATGGCTATGCAAGGCCTGTTTATCCGCGCCCATATTTTACAAGGCGACCCCGAGTCACTCAATAACTTGAGAGAGCACCAGCAATTGCTGAAAGACACCGTTCGGCAATTAAGTGCAGACGTCAACTCAGAAGAAATGAAGAGCTATCTCGAAGAAATCGAAACGAATATCACGCGTTTCGACCAAAGCGCGGAGCAAGTCGTGGCATTGGTTAAAGCCGGGGACGTGGCGAATGCCCAACGACTGATGAACGGCGATGCGCAGGCAGCAAACACCGCCATCTCGGAAGCTAGCGGGAAAATGGTCGCCTACCAGGCGAATCTCCTTGCGGAAGACCGCATTGCAATGGAACAGAATGCTGCGTCCGCAAAAAGGGGGATGTTCATCTCTATCCTCGTCGACATCAGCCTTGGACTTGTAATCGCGACATTCATCGGCCGGAGCATTTCCCGCCCTGTCAAGATCCTTGCCCAAGAAGCGGCCATCATTTCAAGCGGTGACCTGACTTCCGAAGATTTACAAGTGAAGTCAAGGGATGAACTGCGAGATTTGGCAGATGCCTTTAATACGATGAAACGGAACTTGCATACCGTCATCCAAAATGTTAATGACAATGCCCTGCATGTCACATCTGCAGCGGAAGAACTCTCCGCGAGTACCGAAAACGTATCCAAAGCATCGCAAGAAGTGACTGTCAATATGGAACATATTTCAGCAAGCGTAGCAGTCGCCTCGAAAGCCGCAAAGGAAAGTTCCGCCGCAATGGAAGAAACAGCGGTCGGTGTCCAGCGTATCACGGAAGCGGCCCAAGAACTAAACCGTCATGCAGCCGAAGCCGAAATGCTCGCAGGCAACAGCGAGACATCTGTCCAGTCGGCGAAGGATCAAATGGCGGTAATCCATGAATCTTCGAATGAAATGAGTGTCCAAATCCAACAGTTAAGCAGACAAATCGTTGAAATTGAAAACATCACGAGAGTCATCACTGACATCACCGAACAAACGAACCTGCTGGCCCTGAACGCAGCCATCGAAGCAGCCCGCGCCGGCGAACACGGTAAAGGCTTCGCGGTCGTTGCGGATGAAGTCCGGAAACTCGCGGAACAATCGAAAGCCTCGGCAAGCCAGATCGTCCAACTGACGACGGCGATCCAGCAAGATACAAAAAATGTCGAATTGGCCGTCGATATCAGTTTGCACAACGTCGAAGAAGGTGTTGGCGTAATTGACGAAGCCGGCCGGGCCTTCTCATCCATCGCCTCTGCAATCCGGCATATGAGCGGGCAAATCATCGACATCTCGGCCGCCACAGAAGAACTGTCGGCCAGCGCGGAAGAAGTGACGGCCTCCGTCCAAGAAATCGCCGACCAAGCCGCCTCCTCTTCGAGCCAAGCCGAACAGAACACAGCTGCTGTCGAAGAACAGATGGCCACCTTAGAAGAGATCAACTTGGTCGCCCACAGCCTCAGCCAACAGGCGCTCCAACTGCAACAAGCAATTCGGGAATTCAAAATTTGAAAATGGTGCCAGGCACTCACACAATTCTGAATTGTTTGGGTGCCTGGCACTTTTTTTATAGGTATGATACTTTTTTAATATTTCATCATTTCGTCACTTGACCGATAATTAAGAAGAGTAGCTATTTTAAAGGACTTTCGACATTCTTGGCGAAAACAGATACATACATAAAGGGGGCGATGATCATGACAATCGGCAAAAAAATATATGGGAGTTTCGGCTTAGTATTAGCCATTCTCTTGGCATTTTCCATATTCAGCATGATGCAATTGAAAAAAATCGATCAGGAATATCAGCATCTGCTCGACAATCGGATGAAACAAGTCCAGCTATCAGATGCAATCCAAAAGGAAGCAGCGATGCAAGGCTTGTACATCCGCGCCTATTATTTGCAACGCGACATGGGATCGCTCTCCGCCCTAGAATCCCATCAGGAAGCGTTGCGCCATTCCATCGATGAACTGACTCCATTCATTCATTCCGAAGAAATGGTTACCGCACTTGGACAGATTGAAAAGAATATGGAGAAATTCGACGCGGCCGCAGCCGAAGCGGTGGATTACATCAAAAAAGGCCATTACAACAAGGCAGAACCGATTATGAACTCGGAGATCCGTAGCGCTACAATCGGCGTACAGCAAGGAAGCGAACGCATCCGGGCATTCCAAGAAACCTTGATCGTCCAAGATCGGGCCATCACGGAAAATGAAATTGCCGTTGCCCGACAATCGCTGATCATCGCATCCATTGTCTTCATTCTCCTAGGATTCCTCATCGCGACGTTTCTCGGACGAAGCATTTCCCGCCCTGTCAAGCGGTTGGTGCAAAAGGCCGTTCTCATTTCGGGCGGCGACCTGACACAGGACGACATCCGATTGCGGTCAAAGGACGAACTCGGCGATTTGGCAACCGCTTTCAATGAAATGAAAGGCAATCTGCATGCGCTCATCCGCACGGTGAACGACAACGCGATCCAAGTTACGGCATCCGCCGGGCAACTGTCCGCTAACACCGAAGAAGCGGCACGCACTTCCGAGGAATTGAGCCATCATATGGAAACGATGGCCGAGGGTGCACAAACAGCAGCCGCTTCCGCAGAAGGAAGCTCCTCCGCGATGGAGGAAACCGCGGTCAGCGTGCAACGCATCGCGGAATCGGCACAAACCCTGCAAACCCGGGCAATCGAGACGATGGGACTCGCGGAAACGAGCGAACAATCCGTCCAGACCGCGAAGGAACAGATGACAGTCATCCACGACTCCTCTTACAAGACAAACGAACTGATCCGGCAATTAAGCAGACAAATTCTTGAAATTGAGAACATTACGCAAGTCATCACCGACATTACCGAACAGACGAACTTGCTGGCGCTGAACGCGGCCATCGAAGCAGCCCGCGCCGGTGAGCATGGCAAAGGCTTCGCAGTCGTCGCGGAGGAAGTGAAGAAACTTGCGGAACAATCCAAAGCGTCGGCAAGTCAAATCGCCCAGCTCACGACGACGATCCAGCAAGATGCGAAAAACGTTGAACAAGCCGTCGCGGGCAGCCTGAAAAATGTAGAAGAAGGCGTCGGCGTAATCGACGAAGCCGGCCAGGCCTTCTCGGCCATCGTCTACGCCGTCCAACAGATGAGCGGACAAATCGTGGATATCTCTGCAGCTACGGAAGAAATCTCAGCGGGCGCGGAAGAAGTCTCCGCCTCCGTCCAGGAAATCGCCTTCCGATCGTCCCAATCTTCCGAGCGCACCCGACAAAGCACCGCCGCAGTCGACCAGCAACTCGCCACACTGCAAGAAATCAACGCGGTCGCCCACAACCTGAGCCAACAGGCGCACCAGTTACAGCAAGCAATCCAGGAGTTTAAAGTGTAATGATCGAGGACACGCATGCCGGCATGGTATCATAGGCAAAATTGCTATTGTTTTAATAAACCCCACCTCTACACAGGTTTCACATAAGAGGTGGGGTTGCTTTTTTAATACAGTTTTCCTCCCAAATCAACCCGGCTTATCCCCACTAGACCATTCCTCTCTTAATCTCCTCATCGCCCGCATAATCATCACTGCTACCTCTTCACGAGTAGCCGGCCGTCTTGGATACGTGCCATTCGTGATTCCGAGATTCACCGCCTCCTGGAACTCCTGTGCCAACCATTCGGAAGGCGGTGCGTCTTTTTCATATGAATCCGGCAATTCCCCTTCCCCCTCTCCACCCGGTCTTTCCCGAAGCCCGAAATAAGCGGCCAGCCCTTCCGCAATTGCCTCGCCCTGCGCCTGGAGCCTTGCTGCCGAACGCATCACGAGGATGTCGATCGTTGAATCCATGAATCCGCCTTCCGTCAAAATGGCAGGCATCGATGTTTCCCGCAACACATGGAGATTCGCCCGCTTCAAGCCGCGGTCCGCAAGCCCCATCGCGCGCACGATCCGGGGATGGACGAGACGGGCCAATTCGACTGATTTCGGGTTGGCCTGCGGATGATCATACGTATACGTTTCGATCCCGCTCCAATTCCCCCATGTGCCGCTGTTGGCATTATGATGGACGGCGACGTAGATATCTGCTTGCCAGCGGTTCGCCCGATCCGTCCGTTCCTGAAGCGGCACATCCCGCTTTCCAGTCGGATCGTCCACCCGCAACACTTCGATTCCTTCAAACGACTGCAACTTGGCGATACACGCCATGACGACTTGATTATTGAACTCCCATTCCTGTTCCCCATCCGGTGAACGCTTGCCCGGCGTCGGCAGCCCATGCCCGGCATCCATCACAATCTTTACCAAGATTGACCTCCCCTTTCTTCTTTCACCTCCTATATAGCTTCTTTCCCGCCGATTGGATACAAAAAGACCGAGTCCATTTACTGCAACTGTTCCGGCGGGTCCATCAGGTCATGGCCATGCTCGATTTCCTTGAACAAGGGACCGATGTTTTCCCCTTTCGCCATTCCGTTGCCCGTATTGGTGCGACCCAACTGTACTAACGCCTCATCCAATTTTTGCAGCAGGCGATCCACGTCCTCCTTCGTCGCCGGCTTTTTCCTCTCCGCCAACTGATAGCCAAGTTGGCCGCTCGGCTCGATCGTCGCCCATTGCACATCGGCAATCGTACCGATCCCCTTCTGCCGCAAGTGCATCTCCAGCTGATCCACCGAGAGCCGCAACTTCCGCAAATTCTCCACCTGCAGACGCCCGCCTTCAATGACAACAGCCGACCTGCCGGTAATTACTCCTTCCGCCCCGTCCCATTTCAACTGAAGCACTTCGATGACCAACAGCGTCCCAATCAATACCGCCGCCACGGCGAATGTCGTCCATACACTTTTCGAAGCCACGGGCTGAATCAACAACGTCCCGATGGAAATCATGATGACCGTCTGCGCAATTGTCATCTGCGAAATCGACT is drawn from Sporosarcina sp. FSL W7-1349 and contains these coding sequences:
- a CDS encoding N-acetylmuramoyl-L-alanine amidase family protein, which produces MVKIVMDAGHGLPTPGKRSPDGEQEWEFNNQVVMACIAKLQSFEGIEVLRVDDPTGKRDVPLQERTDRANRWQADIYVAVHHNANSGTWGNWSGIETYTYDHPQANPKSVELARLVHPRIVRAMGLADRGLKRANLHVLRETSMPAILTEGGFMDSTIDILVMRSAARLQAQGEAIAEGLAAYFGLRERPGGEGEGELPDSYEKDAPPSEWLAQEFQEAVNLGITNGTYPRRPATREEVAVMIMRAMRRLREEWSSGDKPG
- a CDS encoding YhgE/Pip domain-containing protein, with the protein product MKNSWKIYTNDLKSVLSNWVVLLIIGGLTVLPSLYAWLNIYASWDPYGKTENMPVAVVNEDRGATVRGERIEVGQQLVDTLQDNHDFDWHFTGRREAMDQVTNGDYFSVLVIPADFSEKLASVVSDVPQKAEIEYYVNEKINSIAPKITQKGASVIVNKISGQFTATVNGIIFDLFNQLGIELENDLPDLENFEAYIFEMQKKLPEVHDLLIGMTEDAASAQTIIHRAQTLMPTVQNMTSEGLDTLQDASALLSSAQKRLADISPGVREDLEKASKVAKDVDSFLQRVNGVSLDFKELDRVKTTLDNRLSESIGVLNEISEDVQWLKTINQENAADDAVSTRLDDVSAKVNNVQSFLQESQTNARSLNSLLQGKQEDLRKTLTDLQSIAANTSLRLDSFIQEYNEVIEPTIRKETERARSVLQQAQTTLTTIQSTLPKVSATLTSASGRISEGQTMIKDALGKYPVVHTRVNELASRLQQLQDETDLQEIIELLRNDPEAERNFFEEPVTLNEHKLFPIPNYGTGMTPFYTVLSLWVGCLLLISLLSTEVKSEELPTARQLYVGRLLTFSTIGLLQSIIVTVGNLVVVGVKPQNPVWFVLFGLLISLLFIIIVYTLVSLFGDVGKALAIVLLVLQIAGSGGTYPVQLLPDFFQWINPGLPFTYAIDLMREAVGGIVWPRITRDLSFLLPVAIAIFLIGFFFKKKINEKTRQFLKKSRESGLLH
- a CDS encoding methyl-accepting chemotaxis protein; the protein is MSIAKKIYGGFGLLLAILLMFGGYSVYQSNKTSGEYEEMFDVRVVQSQLAEAIQKEMAMQGLFIRAHILQGDPESLNNLREHQQLLKDTVRQLSADVNSEEMKSYLEEIETNITRFDQSAEQVVALVKAGDVANAQRLMNGDAQAANTAISEASGKMVAYQANLLAEDRIAMEQNAASAKRGMFISILVDISLGLVIATFIGRSISRPVKILAQEAAIISSGDLTSEDLQVKSRDELRDLADAFNTMKRNLHTVIQNVNDNALHVTSAAEELSASTENVSKASQEVTVNMEHISASVAVASKAAKESSAAMEETAVGVQRITEAAQELNRHAAEAEMLAGNSETSVQSAKDQMAVIHESSNEMSVQIQQLSRQIVEIENITRVITDITEQTNLLALNAAIEAARAGEHGKGFAVVADEVRKLAEQSKASASQIVQLTTAIQQDTKNVELAVDISLHNVEEGVGVIDEAGRAFSSIASAIRHMSGQIIDISAATEELSASAEEVTASVQEIADQAASSSSQAEQNTAAVEEQMATLEEINLVAHSLSQQALQLQQAIREFKI
- a CDS encoding S-layer homology domain-containing protein, with product MRKLVYVFMAFLLMVGLIPAQQAEAKGFPDVTQYTEEINYLTDQGIITGFPDGKFKPKENLTRLQAVTMILREKGITDFTAPDPGFTDLKPGNHGYDRVAKAVQLGFISGKTNPDGSKYFDTGAPLTRGQMAKILVEGYQLPKTRDVRFTDVPASNGFKDYISVLATENITTGFLDGTFGPNQKLTRQHFAVFMARMLEDRFKPASNLMVHYIDVGQGDAILIQSPAGKNMLIDGGKESAGDKVVAFLKSKGVTELDIVVATHPDADHIGGLPAVLNSFPVKQFIDSGKAHTTQTYYELLQLIDAKNIPFTVAKTGQTPDFDTNLTATILHADDQAAESNDASVVVRLVYGSVSFLFMGDARVSLEQEIMQNYNVRSTYLKAGHHGSDTSSSAAFLNVVKPAGTILSYGKENSYGHPHADVIKRLQTAESSIYSTAVSGDITVTTNGKTHTVSAKAWSGETAPKPEPAPQPKPDPTPVPTPTPDPGSGTYVIPGAPTTFANCTAMKKYYPNGVKKGHPAYASKHDRDNDGWACES
- a CDS encoding methyl-accepting chemotaxis protein encodes the protein MTIGKKIYGSFGLVLAILLAFSIFSMMQLKKIDQEYQHLLDNRMKQVQLSDAIQKEAAMQGLYIRAYYLQRDMGSLSALESHQEALRHSIDELTPFIHSEEMVTALGQIEKNMEKFDAAAAEAVDYIKKGHYNKAEPIMNSEIRSATIGVQQGSERIRAFQETLIVQDRAITENEIAVARQSLIIASIVFILLGFLIATFLGRSISRPVKRLVQKAVLISGGDLTQDDIRLRSKDELGDLATAFNEMKGNLHALIRTVNDNAIQVTASAGQLSANTEEAARTSEELSHHMETMAEGAQTAAASAEGSSSAMEETAVSVQRIAESAQTLQTRAIETMGLAETSEQSVQTAKEQMTVIHDSSYKTNELIRQLSRQILEIENITQVITDITEQTNLLALNAAIEAARAGEHGKGFAVVAEEVKKLAEQSKASASQIAQLTTTIQQDAKNVEQAVAGSLKNVEEGVGVIDEAGQAFSAIVYAVQQMSGQIVDISAATEEISAGAEEVSASVQEIAFRSSQSSERTRQSTAAVDQQLATLQEINAVAHNLSQQAHQLQQAIQEFKV
- a CDS encoding DUF3006 family protein, with amino-acid sequence MTRQEIFTLDRIDDGIYVFLKRSDEREELLLPSSAILVELNEGDIVQIRQTGDRYEIEPLQKVTMEMKSKVEELLEKLQNRKM
- a CDS encoding DUF421 domain-containing protein — translated: MDISLIWQVILILVVGIFLLRLSGRKSISQMTIAQTVIMISIGTLLIQPVASKSVWTTFAVAAVLIGTLLVIEVLQLKWDGAEGVITGRSAVVIEGGRLQVENLRKLRLSVDQLEMHLRQKGIGTIADVQWATIEPSGQLGYQLAERKKPATKEDVDRLLQKLDEALVQLGRTNTGNGMAKGENIGPLFKEIEHGHDLMDPPEQLQ